A genomic stretch from Flavobacterium sp. KS-LB2 includes:
- a CDS encoding DUF6646 family protein produces MKKITTLVLLLTVGLINAQAFKGKGDVKFDVGGNFQNGGSGIRVSSDFGVGENMSFGFVTSYLLSVSNDDLGNKPDFGDRVDIKGRFNANLGNVFQFDPKMDIYPGLDLGLRNFGAHLGFRYFFTEGFGIFSEAGIPIATYKTDAVGFDKLNNQFTFNIGASFNL; encoded by the coding sequence ATGAAAAAGATTACCACATTAGTGTTGCTATTAACAGTTGGCTTGATCAATGCACAGGCTTTCAAAGGAAAAGGAGATGTGAAATTTGATGTTGGAGGTAACTTTCAAAATGGAGGATCTGGAATTCGTGTTTCTTCTGATTTTGGAGTTGGAGAAAACATGTCATTCGGATTTGTGACTTCTTATTTGTTATCCGTTTCTAATGATGATTTAGGAAACAAACCTGATTTTGGAGACAGAGTAGATATTAAAGGACGATTCAATGCAAACTTGGGGAATGTTTTTCAATTTGATCCAAAAATGGATATTTACCCAGGATTGGATTTAGGCCTACGAAATTTTGGTGCGCATTTAGGATTCCGTTATTTCTTTACGGAAGGTTTTGGTATTTTCTCTGAAGCTGGAATTCCAATAGCCACTTATAAAACGGATGCTGTAGGTTTTGATAAATTAAACAATCAATTTACGTTTAATATTGGTGCTTCTTTCAATTTGTAA
- a CDS encoding metallophosphoesterase family protein, with translation MRTLVIGDIHGGLRALHQIMERANVTKNDTLIFLGDYVDGWSQSPQVLDFIIDLKTKQNCVCIRGNHDDLLLEWLDESKDNLLWYKHGGEATVLAYESVSAETKQKHIEFLKSLDNYHLDEQRRLYVHAGFTNMNGVDFEYFPGLFYWDRTLWETALALDKTMKTDDIFYPKRLTLYNEIYIGHTPVTRIGETTPIQKANVWNVDTGAAFKGPLTIMDVDTKEFWQSEPLNQLYFDEKGRN, from the coding sequence ATGAGAACACTTGTTATAGGCGATATCCACGGTGGTTTACGAGCATTGCACCAAATTATGGAGAGAGCCAACGTTACTAAAAACGACACTCTGATTTTTCTGGGAGATTATGTTGATGGCTGGAGCCAATCCCCTCAGGTACTCGATTTTATCATTGATTTAAAAACCAAACAAAACTGTGTGTGCATACGCGGGAATCATGATGATTTATTACTGGAATGGCTTGATGAAAGCAAAGACAATCTGTTGTGGTACAAACATGGCGGGGAAGCGACTGTTTTGGCCTACGAATCCGTTAGCGCAGAAACGAAACAAAAACACATTGAATTCCTGAAATCTCTGGATAATTATCATCTGGACGAGCAACGTCGTTTATACGTTCACGCTGGTTTTACTAATATGAACGGTGTAGATTTTGAATATTTTCCCGGTCTTTTCTATTGGGATAGAACCTTGTGGGAAACTGCATTGGCATTAGACAAAACCATGAAAACGGATGACATTTTCTACCCAAAACGTCTTACGCTATACAACGAAATTTATATTGGTCACACGCCAGTTACGCGAATAGGTGAAACAACGCCAATTCAAAAAGCAAATGTGTGGAATGTGGATACTGGCGCAGCTTTCAAAGGACCATTAACGATTATGGATGTTGACACCAAGGAATTCTGGCAAAGTGAACCTTTGAACCAATTGTATTTTGATGAAAAAGGAAGAAATTAG
- a CDS encoding alpha/beta hydrolase family protein, with the protein MKISLKILFCFLVLSCTSHKTATKPKLNNQAFEVKSDSASWLDSFRNRLIPVAFYSPIVKDKISNQQLVIVSHGYGENKPGANKSYSYLTKKLASKGYFVVSIQHELATDDLLPLTGIPQVVRRSNWERGAENILFVLNELKRIKPELDFKHVNLVGHSNGGDMTVLFAHKYPNLANKIISLDNRRMELPRTSTPKIYSLRSSDQPADEGILPTVTDQKKFGIKIIKLPNTIHNDMNDSGNKRQKREINAYVLGFLKE; encoded by the coding sequence ATGAAAATATCCCTGAAAATATTGTTTTGTTTTCTGGTGTTAAGTTGTACGTCTCATAAAACAGCAACAAAACCCAAACTCAATAACCAAGCATTTGAGGTCAAATCAGATAGTGCCAGTTGGTTAGACAGTTTCAGAAACAGGTTGATTCCGGTTGCGTTTTATTCCCCAATTGTAAAGGATAAAATTTCAAATCAACAATTGGTAATTGTGAGTCACGGTTATGGAGAAAATAAACCGGGTGCAAATAAATCGTATTCCTATCTGACGAAAAAATTAGCGTCCAAAGGCTATTTTGTAGTGAGTATCCAGCATGAATTAGCAACCGATGATTTATTGCCTTTGACAGGAATTCCTCAAGTGGTACGACGATCAAATTGGGAAAGAGGAGCAGAGAATATCCTGTTTGTTCTTAATGAATTGAAAAGAATAAAACCAGAATTAGATTTCAAACATGTAAACCTAGTTGGACATTCCAATGGAGGCGATATGACGGTTTTATTTGCTCATAAATACCCAAATTTGGCCAATAAAATAATTTCATTGGACAACCGCAGAATGGAATTGCCCAGAACTTCTACGCCTAAAATTTACTCGCTTCGCTCCAGTGACCAACCTGCAGATGAAGGAATTTTGCCTACTGTTACAGATCAGAAAAAGTTCGGAATAAAAATCATTAAACTCCCCAATACCATTCATAATGACATGAATGACAGCGGAAATAAAAGACAAAAAAGAGAAATTAATGCTTATGTATTGGGCTTTCTTAAAGAATGA
- a CDS encoding ATP-binding protein — MINKRILIKNLLAHNDESSFYDKKRQLNLHTREGKAKFLKHICALSNSNPTNNSYIVVGVEDHDNLIVGDDFFDDSRIQNLVNAYLENPPKIQYENVPFPNLPKDKVIGLVTVKPKSKTSHFKKGIHTIPANSIFIRRGSNTMPIEGEIEKNYQNTETVIGIENNSRNSIEYTLDGVIDFMNFRHKDMAPKYKVFKELFVICWAGIAKKSREKTYLSRVDIELINEQIKLFYSAQDVVEITFDEDTFTIIEYVPLGLNDKTSYYPLEKQTIHFHDNGYYKIEREMLFQPPEFNKKMLFHIYNANITLLNKLQKGLSLSEREQKDLENLPSTFMICYLNGFEEAKQKLIDAKTLIKPFSQVYLSFKEALRILRKMKYDVQ, encoded by the coding sequence ATGATCAACAAACGCATTCTTATCAAGAACCTGCTTGCTCACAATGACGAGAGCAGTTTTTATGATAAAAAGCGTCAGTTGAATTTGCATACACGGGAAGGAAAAGCAAAATTTTTAAAACACATTTGTGCACTTTCTAATTCAAATCCTACAAACAATTCCTATATTGTTGTGGGCGTGGAGGATCATGACAATCTTATTGTGGGCGATGATTTTTTTGACGACAGCCGGATTCAGAATTTAGTGAATGCCTATCTGGAAAATCCTCCGAAAATTCAATATGAAAATGTGCCTTTCCCAAATTTGCCAAAAGATAAAGTTATCGGACTGGTAACGGTCAAGCCAAAAAGCAAAACTTCACATTTCAAAAAAGGAATTCACACGATTCCTGCCAACAGTATTTTTATACGGCGAGGCAGTAACACGATGCCTATTGAAGGCGAAATTGAAAAGAATTACCAGAACACGGAAACCGTAATTGGCATCGAAAACAACTCCCGAAACAGCATTGAATACACACTCGATGGTGTAATTGATTTCATGAATTTTCGGCACAAGGATATGGCGCCAAAATATAAAGTATTCAAAGAATTATTTGTGATTTGCTGGGCAGGAATAGCGAAAAAATCTCGTGAAAAAACGTATTTATCACGCGTAGATATTGAATTAATCAACGAACAAATCAAGCTATTTTACTCGGCTCAGGATGTGGTCGAAATTACTTTCGATGAAGATACTTTTACGATTATTGAATATGTTCCTTTGGGTTTAAACGACAAAACGAGCTACTATCCTTTAGAAAAACAAACGATTCATTTTCATGACAATGGCTATTACAAAATAGAAAGAGAGATGCTTTTTCAGCCTCCAGAATTCAACAAAAAAATGTTATTTCATATTTACAATGCCAATATTACTTTGCTGAACAAACTCCAAAAAGGACTTTCATTATCTGAGCGAGAACAAAAAGATTTAGAGAATTTACCTTCCACTTTTATGATTTGTTACCTCAACGGTTTTGAAGAAGCCAAACAAAAACTGATAGATGCAAAAACACTGATAAAACCTTTCAGCCAAGTATATTTATCGTTTAAAGAAGCGCTGCGAATTTTGAGAAAAATGAAATATGATGTACAGTAG
- a CDS encoding SDR family NAD(P)-dependent oxidoreductase has product MTKTALVTGATSGIGKATAQILAKNNYKIILCGRREERLDELKKELSAFTEVHTLSFDVRDKKAVFESINSIPEAFSTIDVLINNAGNAHGLDPIQNGDLDDWDAMIDINVKGLLYVSKAVIPQMIERKSGHIINIGSIAGKEVYPNGNVYCASKHAVDALSQAMRMDLNPYGIRVGAIHPGAVETEFSEVRFKGDTEKAANVYKGFEPLHPEDIADIIHFVVSRPYHVNIADLMVLPTAQAAATILKRD; this is encoded by the coding sequence ATGACTAAAACAGCCTTAGTGACCGGAGCGACCAGCGGAATTGGTAAAGCAACTGCACAAATATTAGCTAAAAATAACTATAAAATTATTCTTTGCGGACGCCGTGAAGAACGCTTAGACGAGTTGAAAAAAGAACTTTCGGCATTCACAGAAGTGCATACTTTGTCCTTTGATGTTCGGGACAAAAAAGCGGTTTTTGAAAGTATCAATTCTATCCCGGAAGCTTTTTCAACAATTGACGTTTTGATTAATAATGCCGGAAATGCACATGGTTTGGATCCTATTCAAAACGGAGATTTAGATGACTGGGACGCCATGATTGACATCAATGTCAAAGGACTTTTATATGTTTCGAAAGCTGTAATCCCGCAAATGATCGAACGAAAATCAGGTCATATCATCAACATTGGTTCCATAGCCGGAAAAGAAGTGTATCCAAACGGAAACGTGTATTGTGCCTCCAAACATGCTGTTGACGCCTTGAGCCAAGCCATGAGGATGGACTTGAATCCTTACGGAATTCGCGTTGGTGCCATTCATCCCGGTGCCGTAGAAACGGAATTTAGCGAAGTGCGTTTCAAAGGCGACACAGAGAAAGCCGCCAATGTTTACAAAGGTTTTGAGCCATTACATCCAGAAGATATCGCTGACATTATTCACTTTGTAGTTTCCAGACCGTATCATGTAAATATTGCCGATTTGATGGTATTGCCAACAGCACAAGCCGCTGCTACAATTTTAAAAAGAGATTAA
- a CDS encoding aldo/keto reductase — MNKTKLSPIVAGVMNWGIWDKNLNTKEMENMINVCLENKISTFDHADIYGDYTTESDFGKAFASSKIAREKIQLISKCGIQMVTENRSNAIKHYEYSKDYIIWSVENSLKNLHTDYLDVLLLHRPSPLMQADEIAEAVLKLKSDGKIIDFGLSNFTPSQTDLILQKTEVLYNQVQFSATNFEPMVDGSFDYMQANNIRPMSWNPLGSVFRKDIPQTRRLKQLLATLVSKYHLGSDSILLSWILKHPAQVIPIAGTVNVARIQSLMKAVELELDKEDWFAIWAASMGNDVA; from the coding sequence ATGAATAAAACAAAATTATCGCCTATTGTTGCTGGCGTCATGAATTGGGGAATATGGGATAAAAATCTCAATACCAAAGAAATGGAAAACATGATTAATGTGTGTTTAGAGAACAAAATCAGCACCTTTGATCATGCCGATATATATGGTGATTATACCACCGAATCTGATTTTGGAAAAGCCTTTGCTTCAAGTAAAATTGCGCGAGAAAAAATACAATTAATATCAAAATGTGGCATTCAGATGGTGACAGAAAACCGTAGCAATGCCATAAAACATTATGAATATTCAAAAGATTATATTATTTGGTCCGTTGAAAACTCCTTAAAAAACCTTCACACTGATTATTTGGATGTGCTATTATTGCATAGACCTAGTCCATTAATGCAAGCAGATGAAATTGCTGAGGCGGTTTTAAAATTAAAATCAGACGGAAAAATCATTGATTTTGGCCTTTCTAATTTTACGCCTTCACAAACCGATCTGATTCTTCAAAAAACAGAAGTTTTGTACAATCAAGTGCAATTTTCGGCAACGAATTTCGAACCAATGGTGGACGGAAGTTTTGATTATATGCAAGCCAATAACATTCGACCGATGTCATGGAATCCGCTGGGATCTGTTTTTAGAAAAGATATTCCACAAACCAGACGATTGAAACAATTACTGGCGACCTTAGTTTCAAAATACCATTTAGGATCGGATTCTATTTTACTTTCTTGGATTTTAAAACATCCTGCGCAAGTAATTCCTATAGCAGGAACGGTAAATGTGGCCCGAATTCAATCGTTGATGAAAGCAGTAGAATTAGAATTAGATAAAGAAGATTGGTTTGCCATTTGGGCAGCGAGTATGGGAAATGATGTAGCCTAG
- a CDS encoding AAA family ATPase: protein MEENTATLDIRAINEKIERESAFIDLLTMEMNKVIVGQKHMVERLLIGLLGQGHILLEGVPGLAKTLAINTLSQAVQGSFSRIQFTPDLLPADVVGTMIYNIKANEFSIKKGPIFANFVLADEINRAPAKVQSALLEAMQEKQVTIGDTTFKLDRPFLVLATQNPIEQEGTYQLPEAQVDRFMLKTVIDYPKMEDERLVIRQNLKGSYEKVNPVVSVEQILRAQEAVREVYMDEKIEKYILDIIFATRYPEKYKLADLKPLISFGASPRGSINLATAAKCYAFIKRRGYVIPEDVRAVVHDVLRHRIGVTYEAEAENITSVDIINKIVNEVEVP, encoded by the coding sequence ATGGAAGAAAATACGGCGACTTTAGACATCAGAGCAATCAATGAAAAAATCGAAAGAGAGAGTGCATTTATAGACCTTCTCACAATGGAAATGAACAAGGTTATTGTGGGTCAAAAGCACATGGTGGAGCGTTTGTTAATTGGACTTTTGGGTCAAGGGCATATTTTATTGGAAGGTGTTCCCGGATTAGCAAAAACCTTAGCGATAAACACCCTTTCGCAAGCCGTTCAGGGATCTTTCAGCAGAATTCAATTTACACCGGATTTATTGCCAGCCGATGTTGTAGGAACAATGATTTACAATATTAAGGCTAATGAATTTTCGATAAAAAAAGGACCAATCTTCGCTAATTTCGTCCTTGCTGATGAGATTAACCGTGCGCCAGCCAAAGTACAATCGGCATTATTGGAAGCCATGCAGGAAAAGCAAGTGACTATTGGTGACACTACTTTCAAACTGGATAGACCATTTTTGGTTTTGGCTACTCAAAATCCAATTGAGCAAGAAGGAACGTATCAGTTACCTGAAGCGCAGGTCGATCGTTTCATGTTGAAAACGGTTATCGATTATCCAAAAATGGAAGACGAGCGTTTAGTGATTCGTCAAAACCTAAAAGGAAGTTATGAAAAAGTAAATCCTGTAGTTTCTGTGGAACAAATTTTACGCGCTCAGGAAGCAGTTCGTGAGGTTTACATGGATGAAAAAATAGAAAAATACATACTTGATATCATTTTTGCCACACGATATCCAGAGAAATATAAATTGGCTGATTTGAAACCATTAATCAGTTTTGGAGCATCACCACGTGGAAGTATCAATTTGGCGACTGCCGCCAAATGCTACGCTTTTATCAAACGTCGTGGTTATGTAATTCCAGAAGATGTTCGTGCTGTAGTTCATGATGTATTGCGTCACAGAATTGGAGTTACTTATGAAGCGGAAGCCGAAAATATTACTTCAGTAGATATCATTAACAAAATCGTAAACGAAGTAGAAGTACCTTAA
- a CDS encoding DUF58 domain-containing protein gives MDTKDLLKKVRKIEIKTRRLSDHIFSGEYHTSFKGRGMTFSEVRQYQYGDDIRAIDWNVTARYNEAHVKVFEEERELTMMLMVDISGSESFGSKNQFKKDIVTEIAATMAFSATQNNDKIGLILFSDEIELYIPPKKGRSHVLRIIRELIEFQPKSRKTDIAQALKFLSGTQKKKAIVFVISDFMSEDYEQTLKIAAKKHDITGIRVYDIREEKMPDLGMVSMLDAETGAIELINTGSKAVRMNYEKQYRDKVNYFKETFSKSGSGVVNTRVDESYVTKLLSYFKSR, from the coding sequence ATGGATACAAAAGACCTCTTAAAAAAAGTCCGAAAAATAGAAATCAAAACCAGAAGATTGAGCGATCACATCTTTTCGGGAGAATATCATACGTCTTTCAAAGGACGTGGAATGACCTTTAGTGAAGTGCGTCAATACCAGTACGGAGATGATATTCGTGCGATTGATTGGAATGTAACCGCGCGCTACAACGAGGCGCACGTTAAGGTTTTTGAGGAAGAACGCGAATTGACCATGATGTTAATGGTAGATATTTCGGGTTCAGAAAGTTTTGGTTCAAAAAATCAATTCAAGAAAGATATTGTTACAGAAATTGCTGCAACCATGGCTTTTTCAGCAACTCAAAATAATGACAAAATAGGTTTGATTTTATTTTCGGATGAAATCGAATTGTATATTCCGCCTAAAAAGGGACGTTCTCACGTGTTGCGTATTATCAGGGAATTGATAGAGTTTCAGCCTAAAAGTCGTAAAACAGATATTGCTCAAGCCTTAAAATTTTTATCGGGAACTCAAAAAAAGAAAGCGATTGTGTTTGTAATTTCTGACTTCATGTCGGAAGATTATGAACAAACATTAAAAATTGCTGCAAAAAAACACGACATAACTGGGATTCGCGTGTACGATATTCGAGAAGAAAAAATGCCGGATTTAGGTATGGTTTCTATGCTTGACGCCGAAACTGGAGCGATCGAATTGATAAATACCGGTTCGAAAGCAGTACGAATGAATTATGAAAAACAGTACCGCGACAAAGTTAATTATTTTAAAGAAACATTCAGTAAATCAGGTTCCGGTGTTGTAAACACAAGAGTTGACGAAAGTTATGTGACGAAATTATTAAGTTACTTTAAATCGAGATAA
- a CDS encoding vWA domain-containing protein: MTKVTFLNPEFFWLFLLIPVAIVWLLRKKNHQSATLKISSLQGFKGSNSYLTKLKPMLNALRILALCSMIVAMARPRTVDVSNKTKTTKGIDIVMAIDVSGSMLAKDLKPNRMEALKRVAADFVDERPNDRIGLVVYASEAYTKTPVTSDKAVILDAINSIKYDTVLQDGTGIGMGLATAVNRLKDSQAKSKVIILLTDGVNNAGFIEPETASDIAKQYGIKVYTVGIGTNGMAMFPYSVAPNGQFLFQMMKVEIDEQLMKNIARKTDGKYFRATSNSKLAEIYASINKLETTEIEELKFYDYDEKFRPFIWFAGFLLLLELGLRNTVFKSFI; the protein is encoded by the coding sequence ATGACTAAAGTAACTTTTTTAAACCCAGAGTTTTTTTGGTTGTTTCTTCTGATTCCAGTAGCAATTGTATGGTTGTTACGGAAAAAGAATCACCAATCAGCCACCTTAAAGATAAGTTCGTTACAAGGATTTAAAGGTTCTAATTCCTATTTGACAAAGCTAAAGCCAATGTTGAATGCGCTTAGAATTCTAGCTTTGTGCTCTATGATTGTAGCTATGGCAAGACCAAGGACAGTTGATGTGAGTAATAAAACAAAAACGACGAAAGGAATTGATATTGTTATGGCAATTGACGTTTCTGGAAGTATGCTTGCCAAGGATTTGAAACCAAACCGAATGGAAGCACTGAAAAGAGTTGCTGCTGATTTTGTTGATGAACGACCAAACGATAGGATTGGACTTGTGGTATATGCATCAGAAGCGTATACGAAAACTCCAGTAACTAGTGATAAAGCCGTAATTCTAGATGCTATCAACAGTATTAAATACGATACTGTTTTGCAGGATGGAACAGGAATAGGAATGGGATTAGCAACTGCTGTCAATAGATTAAAAGACAGTCAAGCTAAAAGTAAGGTAATTATTCTTTTGACAGATGGGGTGAATAATGCCGGATTTATCGAGCCAGAAACGGCTTCGGATATCGCCAAACAATACGGAATAAAAGTATATACGGTAGGAATTGGAACAAACGGAATGGCGATGTTTCCTTATTCAGTTGCACCTAATGGACAGTTTTTATTCCAAATGATGAAAGTGGAAATTGACGAGCAGTTAATGAAAAATATTGCTAGAAAAACAGATGGAAAATATTTTAGAGCAACAAGCAACAGTAAATTGGCTGAGATTTATGCTTCTATCAATAAACTAGAAACGACTGAAATTGAGGAATTAAAATTCTATGATTATGATGAGAAATTCAGGCCATTTATTTGGTTTGCAGGTTTTTTATTGTTGCTGGAATTAGGATTGCGAAATACAGTTTTTAAAAGCTTTATATAA
- a CDS encoding VWA domain-containing protein, with protein sequence MELDEKKYLYLLFILPLLVLVFLYNLYWKRKKQREFGDLEMVKRLSPESSVFKPVLKLGVLLLALTGLILGLVNPKIGTKMETVKREGIDIVFAVDVSKSMLAEDVAPNRLDKSKQIVSQIINQLGSDRIGIVAYAGSAFPVLPITTDYSVAKMFLQSMNTDMVSSVGTSFNEAIKLSSTYFDDKKTSKLLIMISDGEDHNEGAEEAAEEANKLGIKIITIGVGTEKGGSIPLKKNGVVEGFKRDNNNEVVITKLVPESLAAIAKATKGGYVNGNNTKEVLEYVKNALNNIQKTEFEATEMADFQSQFQWFLGFAFVFLFLDIFLLERKTSWVNKLNLFNENKKV encoded by the coding sequence ATGGAATTAGACGAAAAAAAATATTTATACCTTCTTTTTATACTACCACTTTTGGTGTTGGTTTTCTTGTATAATCTATATTGGAAGAGAAAAAAACAACGCGAATTTGGCGATTTAGAAATGGTGAAAAGATTGAGCCCAGAGAGCTCTGTTTTTAAACCAGTTTTGAAATTAGGAGTATTGCTTTTGGCATTGACCGGATTAATTCTTGGATTGGTAAATCCAAAAATTGGTACTAAAATGGAAACCGTAAAAAGAGAAGGAATAGACATTGTTTTTGCAGTGGATGTTTCCAAAAGTATGCTTGCTGAAGATGTGGCGCCAAATCGTTTGGACAAAAGCAAGCAAATTGTTTCGCAAATTATCAATCAATTGGGAAGCGATAGAATAGGAATTGTGGCGTATGCCGGAAGCGCTTTCCCAGTATTGCCCATTACTACGGATTATAGCGTTGCAAAAATGTTTTTGCAAAGTATGAATACAGATATGGTTTCCTCAGTAGGAACCTCATTCAACGAGGCGATTAAATTGTCGTCAACGTATTTTGATGATAAAAAAACGAGTAAACTGCTGATTATGATTTCGGATGGTGAAGACCATAACGAAGGTGCGGAAGAAGCGGCCGAAGAAGCAAATAAATTGGGGATTAAAATCATTACAATTGGTGTAGGAACTGAAAAAGGAGGTTCAATTCCATTAAAGAAAAATGGAGTTGTCGAAGGTTTCAAGAGAGATAATAATAATGAAGTAGTGATTACGAAATTAGTTCCAGAGAGCTTGGCAGCTATTGCTAAAGCAACCAAAGGCGGTTATGTAAACGGAAACAACACTAAAGAAGTACTGGAATACGTCAAGAATGCATTGAATAACATTCAAAAAACCGAATTTGAAGCAACAGAAATGGCCGATTTTCAGTCGCAATTTCAATGGTTTTTAGGTTTTGCTTTTGTGTTCTTATTTCTGGATATTTTCCTTTTGGAAAGAAAAACAAGTTGGGTAAACAAATTGAATTTATTTAACGAGAATAAAAAAGTTTAA
- a CDS encoding tetratricopeptide repeat protein yields the protein MKNIILYLLLLFSFVANAQQKDRILPKANEEYAENKFVDAEANYRISDSKFPNKATAPFNLGNTIYKQKQSSEAKFAYAKALKNSKTRPQKHRAFHNLGNVFMNEKDYTQAVEAYKNALRNDPTDEETRYNYALAKKMLKENPPKDDKKKDDKKSDKDKKDDKKDGEKDKKDNKDKDKKDDKGDKDKQNKDPKPNENGEPKPAPGGISKERLENLLNAVNKEEKKVQDKVNAKKVQGKPAKTEKDW from the coding sequence ATGAAAAACATAATTTTATACCTGTTATTGCTTTTTTCTTTTGTTGCAAACGCACAACAGAAAGACAGAATATTGCCTAAAGCGAACGAGGAATATGCTGAAAATAAATTTGTAGATGCCGAAGCTAATTATAGAATTTCGGATTCAAAATTTCCAAATAAAGCAACCGCGCCTTTCAATTTGGGAAACACTATTTATAAGCAAAAACAATCTTCGGAAGCAAAATTTGCGTATGCTAAAGCCTTAAAAAATTCAAAAACAAGACCTCAGAAACATCGCGCTTTTCATAACTTAGGAAATGTTTTCATGAATGAAAAGGATTATACGCAAGCCGTTGAAGCCTATAAAAACGCCTTGAGAAATGATCCTACAGATGAAGAAACGCGTTATAATTATGCTTTGGCAAAAAAAATGCTAAAAGAAAATCCCCCAAAGGACGATAAAAAGAAAGACGATAAAAAGAGTGATAAAGATAAGAAGGACGATAAGAAAGACGGAGAAAAAGATAAAAAGGACAATAAGGATAAAGACAAGAAAGATGATAAGGGAGATAAAGACAAACAAAATAAAGATCCTAAACCTAATGAAAATGGAGAACCAAAACCAGCTCCAGGAGGAATTTCTAAAGAGCGTTTAGAAAACCTGTTGAATGCAGTGAATAAAGAAGAAAAAAAGGTTCAGGATAAAGTAAATGCTAAGAAAGTACAAGGAAAACCAGCTAAGACCGAGAAAGATTGGTAG